The Kluyveromyces lactis strain NRRL Y-1140 chromosome D complete sequence genome has a window encoding:
- the DUG3 gene encoding glutamine amidotransferase subunit DUG3 (similar to uniprot|P53871 Saccharomyces cerevisiae YNL191W Hypothetical ORF) gives MCRFLIYKGKEPIKLSHLLTRPEHSIIKQSFDSRLRIDRTRPINGDGFGVAYYSEDPELDGPCLFKAITPAWNNQNLETLAEKTKSRLVLAHVRASTYGTLSETNCHPFTYHNLTFMHNGGIGNFHRFKRKLLNHIGDKYLLMIQGSTDSECAFALLLDTLERMGYDPASEQQRVKAKRSGGTKRSSGRSSNHVIIREALLKTIDLLKQWTQEAADSSDTFEPSLLNFAVTDGDCVVISRYITSSTDEAPSLHFSCGSSFVESGPGEYRMERLDRNQDVIMVASEPLTFERGDWTAVPTNSILTIRNQTVLLHPVIDEYYQADPLYARSSTLAESKGLMGSVPVSSPVDPKVPPLERDRRVYIT, from the coding sequence ATGTGTCGTTTCCTTATATACAAGGGCAAAGAGCCCATAAAATTGTCACATTTATTAACCAGACCAGAACACTCCATTATCAAGCAATCTTTTGACTCACGGCTTCGAATCGATAGAACAAGACCTATAAATGGTGATGGTTTCGGTGTGGCATACTACTCTGAGGATCCAGAGCTAGACGGACCTTGTCTTTTCAAGGCCATAACTCCTGCTTGGAATAACCAGAATCTCGAGACGCTTGCCGAGAAAACCAAATCGCGTCTAGTGCTAGCACATGTCCGTGCAAGCACATACGGTACATTAAGTGAAACCAACTGTCATCCTTTCACGTACCATAACCTAACTTTCATGCATAACGGTGGGATTGGAAACTTCCATCGCTTTAAGAGGAAACTGTTGAACCACATAGGCGATAAATACTTATTAATGATTCAGGGAAGCACCGATTCGGAGTGTGCATTTGCATTGTTGTTGGATACCTTAGAACGTATGGGATACGATCCAGCCTCTGAGCAACAGAGGGTGAAAGCCAAGAGATCCGGCGGTACTAAAAGATCTTCAGGTAGATCATCGAATCACGTGATAATAAGAGAAGCCTTGTTGAAGACTATTGATTTATTGAAGCAATGGACCCAAGAGGCTGCAGACTCAAGCGACACTTTTGAACCATCATTGCTCAATTTTGCAGTAACAGACGGCGACTGCGTTGTGATCTCACGGTACATCACTTCGAGCACGGACGAGGCACCTTCACTACATTTCAGTTGTGGGTCCAGTTTCGTTGAATCTGGACCTGGAGAATACAGAATGGAAAGGTTAGACCGTAACCAGGACGTGATAATGGTGGCGAGCGAACCTTTAACATTTGAACGTGGGGACTGGACAGCCGTCCCAACAAATAGCATATTAACTATAAGAAACCAAACCGTGCTTCTTCACCCAGTTATAGACGAATACTACCAAGCAGACCCACTATACGCCAGAAGCTCTACATTGGCCGAGAGCAAGGGCCTCATGGGATCCGTTCCTGTCTCAAGTCCAGTGGACCCAAAAGTCCCTCCTTTAGAAAGAGACCGGAGAGTGTACATCACGTGA
- the DTD1 gene encoding D-tyrosyl-tRNA(Tyr) deacylase (highly similar to uniprot|Q07648 Saccharomyces cerevisiae YDL219W DTD1 D-Tyr-tRNA(Tyr) deacylase functions in protein translation may affect nonsense suppression via alteration of the protein synthesis machinery ubiquitous among eukaryotes) has translation MRIVLQKVSEASVTVGSAVVSQIKHGYMLLVGIGTDDKLEDIDKLSKKILTFRGFDDDAGYGWKRNISEVDGEILCVSQFTLMARTSKGTKPDFHLAQRGELANELYGQFMDKLKAGLGDDKVQNGVFGAMMSCKLTNEGPVTIIFDSKA, from the coding sequence ATGAGAATTGTGTTACAGAAAGTAAGCGAAGCTAGCGTCACCGTTGGAAGCGCAGTTGTTTCCCAAATTAAACATGGATACATGCTATTAGTTGGGATTGGTACTGATGATAAGCTAGAAGATATTGACAAACTGTCGAAGAAAATACTCACATTTCGGGGATTTGACGATGATGCAGGTTATGgatggaaaagaaacattAGCGAAGTGGATGGCGAGATCTTATGCGTGTCCCAATTCACACTTATGGCACGTACAAGCAAGGGCACTAAACCAGATTTCCATTTAGCACAGCGTGGGGAATTAGCCAATGAATTGTATGGACAATTTATGGACAAGTTGAAGGCAGGATTGGGAGACGATAAGGTACAAAACGGTGTATTTGGAGCCATGATGAGTTGCAAGTTGACAAACGAGGGTCCCGTGACTATTATCTTCGACTCTAAAGCGTGA